A window of Gossypium hirsutum isolate 1008001.06 chromosome D13, Gossypium_hirsutum_v2.1, whole genome shotgun sequence genomic DNA:
CCAAAGCCCTTTGAAATCAGATGCAAAGTCTATATAGGTTTCAAATGCTGTAACAAGGACTTGtgctaaattaaaatcaaaatttatcgttatagaatgcttgtctattGGAAGTCTCATCACTAATGCTACATCTTCTAATGTTATTACCGCTTTGTTGCATGTGAGATGAAATATATAAGTATTAGGTCTCTATCATTCAATTAGAGCGAATATGAATGACATAATGAAAGTCACTTTCTTGATTCGGTTAGCATGAATGAACTTCCGTTGACTAAGGAATAAGTTTGTCGCCAGACAAATCTAGATCATATTATCGCGAAGTCGAGCCACAATAGAATATTATAGTGTTGTTGCGTTCTCGACAGCGTTTCTTTGTTCGAATCTCAATAAGCAAGCAACCATTACGGTAAGCTTGGAAATTATAATTTTGAGATCCTTAGGTATGTAGGCTACAATATAATGTAGAATATTGATTTTCTCGAGGTTTTTTGTGAAAAACTAACAAGTAAATTGCATATTTGTAGATTTTAAAATTAAGGTTATGCTAAGATTTTCAAATGAAACTCAAACACCAACAATGTTTAGGTTTATTTAAATCTTCGATAAAATTTATTCTATACACTAATGTATTAGAATTAAATGTTTTTCTCtgccattaaaaaattaaattatattgttaccatttaaatttaaaaatgtcaCAAGGAACTTGACACCTATAAGTGCCAAGGTGTGGTAATCATTTTATAATAACTACCCTGATTCTAACAAGATTTGCATAACTTGACGATGAAGACATTCTCACTAAACTTGATACTTGTGAGTACGGGTGCAAAATTTGATTCGGCTCAAAAACAtcgaaaaaatttgaattttgaattattcgaatggaattaatcaagttaatcaaatcaaatcaattttttttcgaattttgagttcgaattgagttaaaatttcgaattcgattaactcgaataattcaaataaactaaATATCAAACTCTTTTACATTCCTTCCCCCGAACCCCCAAACCCTTTTACTTTTCACCAAACAATTTTACTTTTCAGACcttcaaaacttttacttcctcttaaaaaaattacttcaCCCCAAGCCCCcaaatttttttcctttactttccCCTTACAAATTTTTACTTCCCTCAAACCTgcctaaaaaaaaacctttttccttttgctttcccttaaaacttttatttccttttagATCCAAAACACTTTAAAACTTTTACTTCCTCCTAAATtggaaaaactttttttttacaaatttatgtatactatttatattattgaattaaatttcacattttataatatttatttatttgaattgtttaatcatattgaatctttatcaatttctgttaaaattgaattattgataatgccataaaatattcatgttaaaattttctatttgtatcaatttcatattttatctttaaagtaatttttattaaaaaaaataacatttttacatttaatatatctttttaatttcaaaatacatgatgACAAGAATCataagataattgaaacaattaagcaagcaaagaagataacccgtatataaaatataaaatattaataaataaattataaggggatggaagttaataacaaatttgattacggtagGTGGTAGTGGCTATAAAGACTCAAggtcattttttcaatttaacccgaataaatatattcaatttgatatgatttgaattacaTCTAACTCGGCttgattcgagaaaattttaaatcgagttaggatgataaaataagattcatcaacttgattaactcgaaatttttgcATTTGATTTGATCGAATGCTCAACCTTACTTGTGAGTAAAAAAGTATCtctcaaaaaaaaatattctaaGAAATAACTtttgtatacatattttaaatgaataataaatataataacttaataaaaatattaaaaatgattaatttcatcATATATGTTAAAAGTATAGATATTAATTGAGTcttcaaaatattaatatattataattaaatatttgtagtagtttaatCATTAGCATGGGTATTAAATATGAAACACTTGTTTTAATAATCAAGCTACATTTAAAGCTAGAGTTGAGGCTAATGCAATCACCAAAttgatatattattaatatattgtgGATTAAAAATATTAGGACATGCGGTTAAATAGCCATTTAAAAATGTTTGCAGCTTGACGTTTTCGACGTTTCTCGTCTGTCTTTATTCTGGATTCAAGGTTTCTTTGTTGTGGTGACAATGGATTAACAACGGCCaatgaatattttaatataagAAACTATTTATCCACGTTTTATGTTAAACATTTTAAAGCCGGcggtagaggtgctcatgggccgggccgggtccggaaaaaatttcagcccgagtcctaggcccgggcccggtctgaaatatgggcctagaattttacccaggcccggcccgggaaaaaaattcataagcccgggcccggcccggcccggcccggcccgttttttaaataaataccaaaaatttattttaaaaattaaaataaaaataaaaaattctattttaaaaatattttaaaattttaaaaaaattaaaagtattttaaaaatattttaaaattaaaaaaattttaaaaaaagtattttaaaagtattttaaaatttaaaaaaataaaaaaataaaaaaattattgtattcgggctgggccgggccgggcccgggccaaaaaagtggtgcctgaggcccgacccatattttaatcgggcctcgtttttttgcccaagcccatatttcgggcctatatttttatccaaaccctcccatattttgggcgggccgtcgggccgggccgggccgcccggcccatgagcacctctagccGGCGGTAGTTAGCTTTTATATTCGTTCAGAAACggaggaaaaataataaaagttgcAGTTCTAAGATGGCCGGAGCTGAACCTGGTTGTAAGAATCAAAGATGGTCTCGTCGGGGTATGACAGCACTTGTAACTGGTGGGACAAGAGGCATAGGGTTCGAACTCTTCatctttctctcctttttttcttcttcttttaaatgTTTACGAAAATTATACGCaactttatttcattttggtACTAATATTTTATTCTTGATCAAATTCTATCGTCAGTCATTGCCCTTAAATGAAGTTGACTTTATACTTACATTCATGCAATCATACCCATTTTAAAAGTAAATCATTATAAATATAGTAATTAAGCACCATAATAAGTAATTTCTGTCCCAAAAAGAACTAAAGATTTCAGAGATagaactaaaattattaaataaaaaaatataatttcaaaatataatgattaaatatcaaattttgtaaaaatacaAACACTGTCggcaaaatttttttttgttctttttttagaTTATCGAGTTCAATGGTTTAACTGTAAAATGTCAGATTTGCTGTGGTGGAAGAACTAGCTGCACTTGGGGCAGCAGTTCATACATGTTCCAGGAACCAAAGCGAGCTTACTGAAAGGTTGAAAGAATGGCAGAGTAAGGGGTTTAAATTGAGTGGTTCTATGTGTGATCTCTCTTCTAGAGAGCAAAGAGAGAAGCTTATGGAGACCGTCTCCTCAGTTTTCAACGGAAAGCTCAACATCCTTGTAAGTAGTTTTAATTCTAACAAATTTGTTTTCCGATTCTGGGAATAAATTATTTCTCTTGAATTAATGTCAATTATGGTTTGATTAAATTTGTCAAATACAATTAGAATTTgagtaacttttttttttgggaaATAGAAGCACTAGAATTATACtagattattttcttttgattaatctaaatctaaatttaattcatttcaatttgataataaaaaatcaattgtTTAAACTTACTCAATTTAAATTTGAGCTAACTTGAACATGAAATAATTCAAACCCTAAAATGACTTCGATTCAAAAGCGAAACTTAAATGAAAAACTCAAAATGAGCTGAACTTAAAAAAACCCTAATGACTTGAACCTAAAGTAAAAGCTCAAAATGACTTGAATTTGAAACAATCTAAACCTAACCTAACTTAAAATGATTGGATTTAATTTAGACCTTCGAATTGGACAAATTGGACTGAATTCATATTTGGTCAAACTAAGTTATATCAATTCGTGTTCTAAGATTTTTAAGtcatttcaagtttaaatcattttAGGTTCGAATTAGTTCAAGTTGGACAATTCATGTTTTTTAAGTTAGGATAGTACATATCTATTCATTTCATGTTTTATCACTTGGGTTCGGATTATTTTGAGTTattgaattttatgatgaaatcaCATTGGATCGAGTTAGTTTGATTAGTTTTCATATTCGGCTAAGAATAGATTGAAAGCAGTTTGCTTCTCCTTAGGTCAATAATGCAGGAATCACGAGGATTAAACCTTGCGTGGAACAAAGTCTGGAAGACTACAAAACCGTGATGAGTACTAATGTTGAGGCTCCTTATCATCTTTCTCAACTGTCATATCCCTTCCTAAAAGCATCAGGAAATGGAAGCATTGTGTTTATCTCTTCTGTAGCTGGTTCAATGGCTCTACCTGGATTATCTGCCTATTCAGCATCTAAAGGTTTGTCTATTGCATATTGGGTGTAGATGTTAGCCAGAATGCTGCAAAAATAACCATGGTTGCTGCACTTCCAGGAGAAATCAACCAAATTACAAAGAATTTGGCATGCGAGTGGGCAAAGGATAACATTCGTACCAACAATGTTTCACCCTGGGGTGTGAAAACCAAGATGGCAGAACAAGTAAATTACCCACTAACAATATCTTATTGAAGAATTATAGAGAGATGCGTCAATTAAGCGCTTTTGGATTAGACATTTTCGACTTATTTCGAGTTTGAATTATTTCAAGTACGGTTTATTTTTTTCGAGTTTAAATTAAGATCATTTTGagttttggtcatttgaatttgTCAATAGAGCTTTTTGAGTTAAGCTATTTTGAGTTTCAACCATTTCAAATATTATCATTTCGGGTTGAGACTCAAGTTCTAATCATTTTAGATTTAAGTAATtttcaagttttaaatttttaagatcaatttttaattatctattttgAGTTGGGATCACTTCATATTTGAGATGAGTAAATATTTCAAGTTCAAACTTTTCGAGTTTgccaatcaattttttttagttgggtcatttacaattcaatccatcATGGGTTAAAGATATTCTGAACTCGAGTCAAATTTAAGTATTGAAAATTTCAAGTTATTTTGAGATTCAACCATTTTGGGTTtgatttattttaacttttaaaattttcatgtgaaTTTAAGTTTAGATCATTTCGAGTTCATGTTAGAGCTTGGGTTcgatttattctatttttaggcTATTAGGTTTTCCAATAAAAATTTCCGAGTTGGTCATTTTGACACTCAGGCCGgataattttaagttatttatttgaGTGCTTTTAGGCTTAGATCATCTGAATTAAGTCATTTATGGTTGGGGTAATTTTGGAGTTTAAATTGAGCTAGTTTGGACTGTTGAACGGAATAGAATTGCATCGAATTTTCACGCAAGTTTGGGCTAAGTTTCTTTGTACTACTATTTTCAGAATATAAACGCACCATTAGCTGGGGAACTTTTTAGGCTAATAGGAGGGACAGCAATGCCGAGAATGGCAGAACCGGAGGAGATATCATCATTAGTAGCATTCCTTTGCCTTCCTGCTGCTTCATACATAACTGGACAAGTTATTTCAGTGGATGGAGGGTATACTGCGGGAGGCTGTTggccatttcaaaattttagctttGATCTATTTAGCCACTTAAATTCCTAGTAAGCTTGGAGATATCAGCTCGTGAAATACTAACTTTGTCCAAATCTATTTAACAAGGGAATGAGCATTTCCTTACGTGGATTATAAAGATGCTTTTTAACATTTAAGACTCCGTATTCTCTGCTTGATATAGTTATGTATTGAGTGGAACTTTTTATGCAGCAAATTACCATCTTGTGTTTTCCTTTGATAAATTGTTGACAGATCTATACACTACTATAAAAACTATCCCGGATTGTCTTCAATTGAGAAATTAGAACCGTTGATTAAGAATCAGCTAGATAATTGAATTTTGTTGTTGCTTGAGGTTAAGTCACTCCATCTATaagaaaagaaatggaaaagaaaaaaatgaaagaaaaagaagaaaataaaataaaggaaataaaggCCGGAAGGAAGGagagaagaaaagggaaaagttATTTTGTTCTAGTTTATTTTGACGTGTTTAGCTTTATATTTGTTCCATATACCCCATTAGGCCTCTATGGAGACTACTTCGTGGAGCACCATGCCTTCCGTAGGATATGGTGGTGCCAAGCTTAACCAATCTAACAAGATTATTGTTGCTTATCATTCATATACCTTGAAATTCTATCATATCTAGTCACATAGTTGACCTAAGGAGAGATTGATGCTGAATGGTAGCCCACAAATTAAGAAAAGACAAGTAGCCTATGAGCGTCTCCCATAAATACCTTTCGGAACTCTATGACAAGACAAAAATTAAACATCACCAACTGACATTCCCACTCTATGTAGTCTCCTCTCCTCTCCAACTCTCCACAATATCATATTCTTCCACCTCAAACACCACTTGTAGCTTTCAACCTTCTAGTAAATTACCACATCAACCTCCTCTCACTTTTATCCATCAACAATCTGTGCAATGAAAGGGAACAACATGAGTCACTCCACCTTAGATATTCCCTACCATCCTTCTCCCTAGAACTACCCTTACTCCTTTTAGGGAGTGTGTAAAAAATAGACCG
This region includes:
- the LOC107919569 gene encoding tropinone reductase homolog At5g06060; translated protein: MAGAEPGCKNQRWSRRGMTALVTGGTRGIGFAVVEELAALGAAVHTCSRNQSELTERLKEWQSKGFKLSGSMCDLSSREQREKLMETVSSVFNGKLNILVNNAGITRIKPCVEQSLEDYKTVMSTNVEAPYHLSQLSYPFLKASGNGSIVFISSVAGSMALPGLSAYSASKGEINQITKNLACEWAKDNIRTNNVSPWGVKTKMAEQNINAPLAGELFRLIGGTAMPRMAEPEEISSLVAFLCLPAASYITGQVISVDGGYTAGGCWPFQNFSFDLFSHLNS